The Anaerobranca californiensis DSM 14826 genomic sequence GGATCATGTCTTAGATCAAATTACCCCTAACATTGCCTTTTGGGGTTTTCAGTATAATAGCTTAGACCTTTATCTAAACAACTTAGAAAAAATTTCCCAATATAGTATTGATTATTTATTCCCTTCCCATCGTAACATCATTAGAGATCACCGCAGGCGGATTGAAGAGCTGATTAATCACCATGAAAAGAGATTAGAGGAAGTTTTAAATATTTTAAAAGGGGGAGAAAAAACCGTAAGGAATGTGGCTAAGGAAATGAAATGGAGTTCAAAACTGAAAAACTGGGAAGAGTTTCCCTCACCTCAAAAGTGGTTTGCAGCAGGTGAAGCTATGTCCCATTTAGAACATTTAGTGTTATTAGATAGGGTAGAGAGAACAAATAAAGATGGGATTTTGTATTATAAAGTATAATTGACAAGACCTATAAATGAAAAATTATAAAAATACCAAATTCAACAAAATTTTTAAAAAGATATTGAAAAAATTTTGTCGATGTATTATACTTATTATAAGATGTATATACAACATATTTACTATACAGGAGTTGAATAAGATGAAAAAAGTATGTCATAAAAGTCCAATTCCTTTATATTATCAACTAAAAGAGATTATTCAAGAAATGATAGAAAATGAAGAATTAAGAGGGGGAGAACCTATACCATCAGAAAATGAACTTTGTGAATACCACGGGATAAGTAGAATGACGGTAAACAAAGCTATTAATTCTTTAGTATATGAAGGATTAGTATATAGGCTGAAAGGTAAAGGAACATTTGTCTGTGAAAATAAAAAGATGCATGAAATTAAAAGTTTAAAGGGTTTTACTGAAGAAATGGAAGAAAAAGGTTATAAAGTTACAACTAAAATATTATCTTTTAAAATTGTTAAAGGAACCAAAAGTAAAATACACCATTTAAAGTTAAAAAATGCTGAAAAACTGATAGAGATAAAGAGATTGAGATTTTTAAATGAAGAACCCCATAGTATAGAAACAGCTTGGATTCCCCAAAAGTTTTGTCCTGATTTAACAAAAGATTTATTAGAAAATAACTCTTTGTATTGGTTATTTAAAAATAAATATAATTTTACTTTAAAATATGCTAAACAAGCTATTGAACCTATTTTAATTAATAGTTATGAGAGTAAATTATTAGGTATAGATGAAAAGTCTTTAGCCCTACTATTTAGAAGAACAACCATGTTAGATGATGACCAAGTTATTGAGTATACTAAGGCGATATATCGAACAGATAAATTTAAATATGAACTGGAACTAAAACCGTAATAAGTTTGCGGTTACACCGCAATTAAAATAAATTTAAGGGGGTTTTTTAATGGAACTTATTATGTTTTTTATTAACCAAATCTTCCGGGAAGCGTCTTTGTTTTTAGGTATTATCGCTTTAGCAGGATTGTTATTACAAAGGAAATCTTTTTCAGAAGTAATCCAAGGAACATTTAAAACAATCATCGGAGTAGTAATTTTAACTCAAGGGGTAAATATAATAGTAAATGCTATGTTACCCTTAAGTGGCGGATTTGAATTTCTTTACGGAATCGAAGGAGATAAGGTATTAAGACCTATGGGCTCAGATGCTTTAATTTCTAATTTTGGTTCGCAAATTGGTTTAGCAATGTTGTTAGCCTTTTTGATTAATGTCTTTGTCGCTAGATTTACTAAAATCAAAAATGTTTTCCTTACTGGTCATCATCTTTTCTGGTTTGCTTTTATCTTTGTAGCTGTCGGTGTAGAAGCAGGTCTTGAAGGTATAAACTTAATTCTTTTTAGTACTTTATTTTTAGCTTTATATATAATCTTAGTACCTGCAATAATAAAACCTTATGTTAAAAAAGTTATAGGAGATGATTCTTTTACATTAGGTCATCCTACTGTAATTCTTTCATTAGTATCTGGATTTGTTGGTAGTTTAGTAGGGGATAAATCAAAGTCTACAGAGGAAATCAAATTCTCACCTAAACTAAACTTTTTAAGGGAAATTACAATAACTTCCTCTTTAGTAATGTTTATTGTTTATATAGTAGTAGGCTTATTAGGGGCAAAGGAAGTATATAATACTGATAAGAACCTTGTTGTATATTCCCTAATGCAAGGTATATTATTTGGTGCAGGATTAACAGTCTTATTAAGTGGTGTTAGAATGATGTTAGCAGAGATTATACCTGCTTTTAAAGGTATATCAGATAAAGTAATACCAAATGCAATTCCGGCCCTGGACTGTCCAATCATATTCCCTTATGCACCAAATGCTGTATTGATCGGTTTTATTGTTTCTATGATAACATCAGTAATAACTATTATTCTATTAGGTACAACAGGATTTTTCCCTTATGCAATTTTACCATTAACAATAACTTGTTTTTTTGAAATTGGTACAGCAGCGGTTATTGGTAATGGTACTGGTGGAGTAAGGGGAGCAGTTATTGGCTCAGCTGTAGCAGGAGTAGTAATGATTTTTTTAGTAGGCTTTTCAATACCATTTTTAGCTAATACAGTATCTGATTGGATAGTAATATTTGGTGGTAATGACTTCTCCCTTTGGGCAATAATTTCTGGACTATTTTCAAGAATTTTTGTATAAGGATGATTTAAATGTTAAAATATACAAAAACATATTTTTATAAAATAGCAGAGATTTTAGAAAAAGTTCAAGAAACACAGGGAGAAAAAATTTATAAAGCTGGTCTTAAGATTGCAGAAACCTTTGAAAAAGGGAAATCAACTTTTGTTTTTGGGTGTTCCCATGCAGGCATTATTGCAGAAGAATTATTTTATAGGACAGGTGGCTTAGCGATAATTAATCCTATTTTTAATCCTACATTAATGTTAAATACCAGGCCAGTTACATTAACAACCCAAATGGAAAGGATTAATGGTTTTGGGAAAGTAATCCTTGAATCTTCTCCAATACAAAAAGGGGATGTATTGATAATCCACTCTGTTTCCGGTAGAAATAGTGTTCCTGTTGAGATGGCCATTGAAGCCAAAGGAAAAGGTATTTATGTTATAGCAATAACAAATTTAACTTATTCTAAAAATGTAAGTTCAAGGGATAAAAGTAATAAAAAATTGTATGAAGTTGCTGATTTAGTAATTGATAATTGTGGAGTTTATGAAGATTCTGTTGTAGAAATGCAAGGATTATCACAAAAAGTTGGACCTACGTCGACAATCATAGGAGCTGTTATTGGCCACTCTATTGTAATAGAAACTGTTAGTATTTTATTAGAAAAAGGGATTACCCCACCTATATTCCATAGTGCCAACGTAGATGGTGGAGATGAATTTAATCAAGAAATTTTAAATAAATATCAAGGATTGATCCATTATTTGTAGGAGGAAATTTTTGTGGATAAAATAATAGAATTAAGGAATATTAAAACAAAAGTTGAATGTGTTAATTGGCAGCAAGCAATTAAAGAAGCTGGTAACCTTTTAGTTAAAAGTGGTTATATAAAAGAAGGATATGTAGAAGAAATTATAAAAACTGTTGAAACTTTAGGACCTTATTTTGTAATTATCCCACATATAGCTTTAGCCCATGCGAGACCTAGTGATTTAGTGTTAAGGAATGGATTAAGTATAATTACTTTAAAAGACCCAGTGGAATTTGGTAAAAAGGAAAACGATCCCGTTAAAATAGTTATCGCCTTTTGTGCTAAAAGTGGAGAAGAGCATTTGGATACTTTAAGAAAATTGGCATTGATTTTTGAAGAACCTGAAGTTATAGATGAAATAGTAAGGGCAGATAAACCAAAAACAATTTATAAAATTTTAAACAGATAATAGGGGAGCTGATTTTATGGGAAAAGAACTGAAAATTTTAGCTGTTTGTGGTTTTGGGGTAGGTTCTTCAATGATTTTAAAAATGAAAATTGATGAGGTATTAAAAGAAAACAATATTAAAGCAGATGTTTTTACTACCGACGTAGGTACTGCTACTTCAACACCATGTGATGTAATCTTTACATCTAGTGAACTTGGAGAAACTTTTAAGGGAAAGGTTTCGGTACCAGTAGTAGTGATCAACAATTTTATTAATAAAAAAGAAATAGAAGAAAAAGGATTAAGTGTAATAAAAGAACTACTATAATAAATTTCATTTCATAAAGTGTTGGTAAAACAACACTTTTTTCTTTATGTTTTTAAATTAAAGGAATTTAGGAAAAAGTATAGAATACATAATAAAAAATAGATGGAAAATCTTTTATTTCCTTTACCAAAAGGAGAAAGGAGAAAAAATGATACCATTAAGGGATATAAATCCAACGGGAAAGTTTCCATATTTGACTATTTTTTTAATTGCCGTTAATACTGCTATATTTATTTATCAAATGGGTTTACCACAAGATATGACTATTAATTTTATTGAAACCTATGGTTTTATTCCTGGGGAACTAACCAAAGCTATTATTCAAGGAAGTTTTTCTCAAATTTGGGAAAACATAAAGACAATTATATCTAGCATGTTTTTACACGGAAGTTTTATGCACCTAATCAGTAATATGTGGGCACTTTGGCTTTT encodes the following:
- a CDS encoding PTS sugar transporter subunit IIA, which produces MDKIIELRNIKTKVECVNWQQAIKEAGNLLVKSGYIKEGYVEEIIKTVETLGPYFVIIPHIALAHARPSDLVLRNGLSIITLKDPVEFGKKENDPVKIVIAFCAKSGEEHLDTLRKLALIFEEPEVIDEIVRADKPKTIYKILNR
- a CDS encoding PTS ascorbate transporter subunit IIC — translated: MELIMFFINQIFREASLFLGIIALAGLLLQRKSFSEVIQGTFKTIIGVVILTQGVNIIVNAMLPLSGGFEFLYGIEGDKVLRPMGSDALISNFGSQIGLAMLLAFLINVFVARFTKIKNVFLTGHHLFWFAFIFVAVGVEAGLEGINLILFSTLFLALYIILVPAIIKPYVKKVIGDDSFTLGHPTVILSLVSGFVGSLVGDKSKSTEEIKFSPKLNFLREITITSSLVMFIVYIVVGLLGAKEVYNTDKNLVVYSLMQGILFGAGLTVLLSGVRMMLAEIIPAFKGISDKVIPNAIPALDCPIIFPYAPNAVLIGFIVSMITSVITIILLGTTGFFPYAILPLTITCFFEIGTAAVIGNGTGGVRGAVIGSAVAGVVMIFLVGFSIPFLANTVSDWIVIFGGNDFSLWAIISGLFSRIFV
- a CDS encoding GntR family transcriptional regulator, which gives rise to MKKVCHKSPIPLYYQLKEIIQEMIENEELRGGEPIPSENELCEYHGISRMTVNKAINSLVYEGLVYRLKGKGTFVCENKKMHEIKSLKGFTEEMEEKGYKVTTKILSFKIVKGTKSKIHHLKLKNAEKLIEIKRLRFLNEEPHSIETAWIPQKFCPDLTKDLLENNSLYWLFKNKYNFTLKYAKQAIEPILINSYESKLLGIDEKSLALLFRRTTMLDDDQVIEYTKAIYRTDKFKYELELKP
- a CDS encoding SIS domain-containing protein yields the protein MLKYTKTYFYKIAEILEKVQETQGEKIYKAGLKIAETFEKGKSTFVFGCSHAGIIAEELFYRTGGLAIINPIFNPTLMLNTRPVTLTTQMERINGFGKVILESSPIQKGDVLIIHSVSGRNSVPVEMAIEAKGKGIYVIAITNLTYSKNVSSRDKSNKKLYEVADLVIDNCGVYEDSVVEMQGLSQKVGPTSTIIGAVIGHSIVIETVSILLEKGITPPIFHSANVDGGDEFNQEILNKYQGLIHYL
- a CDS encoding PTS sugar transporter subunit IIB; the protein is MGKELKILAVCGFGVGSSMILKMKIDEVLKENNIKADVFTTDVGTATSTPCDVIFTSSELGETFKGKVSVPVVVINNFINKKEIEEKGLSVIKELL